From one Streptomyces sp. NBC_01478 genomic stretch:
- a CDS encoding NCS2 family permease — translation MSESQKVADRPSAEPPAANGVDRFFKISERGSTFGREIRGGFATFFTMAYILVLNPIILGSAKDKFGHSLDTGQLVTATALVACVMTVIMGVGGNLPLAIAAGLGLNAVVAFQLAPLMSWPDAMGLVVIEGVLICVLVLTGLREAIMNAIPTQLKQAIGVGIGLFIAFIGFVDAGFVSRIPDAAQTTVPVQLGAVGRLTGWPVLVFCLGVLLTIALVARKVKGAILISIVTMTVLAIIINSAADIKSWGLMTPKVPDKIVDTPDFGLIGHFSLFGAFGETSAITVILLIFTLILSDFFDAMGTIVGISAEAGLLDDDGQVPNIGRVLFIDGAAAVAGGIGSASSNTAYIESASGVGEGSRTGFSNLITGGLFGLALFFTPLLTIVPLQAAAPALIAVGFLMMTHVKHIDWDKYEIAIPAFLTIAAMPFTYSITDGIGAGFISYVVIKAVLGKAKEVNWLLWGVSALFLVYFAIDPVEQILGVK, via the coding sequence ATGTCCGAGTCACAGAAGGTGGCCGACCGGCCAAGTGCCGAACCACCGGCGGCGAACGGCGTCGACCGGTTCTTCAAGATCTCCGAACGGGGATCCACCTTCGGCCGTGAGATACGCGGCGGCTTCGCCACGTTCTTCACGATGGCCTACATCCTCGTCCTGAACCCGATCATCCTCGGCAGCGCCAAGGACAAGTTCGGGCACTCGCTCGACACCGGCCAACTGGTCACCGCCACCGCCCTGGTGGCCTGTGTGATGACGGTCATCATGGGCGTCGGCGGCAATCTGCCGCTCGCGATCGCGGCCGGCCTCGGCCTCAACGCCGTCGTCGCCTTCCAGTTGGCGCCGCTGATGAGCTGGCCCGACGCGATGGGCCTCGTCGTCATCGAGGGCGTCCTGATCTGCGTCCTGGTCCTCACCGGACTGCGCGAGGCGATCATGAACGCGATCCCGACACAGCTCAAGCAGGCCATCGGGGTCGGCATCGGCCTGTTCATCGCGTTCATCGGCTTCGTCGACGCCGGCTTCGTCAGCCGCATCCCGGACGCCGCGCAGACCACGGTCCCCGTGCAACTCGGCGCCGTCGGCAGGCTGACCGGCTGGCCCGTCCTCGTCTTCTGCCTCGGCGTACTGCTGACCATCGCGCTGGTCGCCCGCAAGGTGAAGGGCGCGATCCTGATCAGCATCGTCACGATGACCGTCCTCGCGATCATCATCAACTCCGCCGCCGACATCAAGAGTTGGGGCCTGATGACCCCCAAGGTGCCGGACAAGATCGTGGACACGCCCGACTTCGGACTCATCGGTCACTTCAGCCTGTTCGGCGCGTTCGGCGAGACCAGCGCGATCACTGTGATCCTGCTGATCTTCACGCTGATCCTGTCGGACTTCTTCGACGCGATGGGCACGATCGTGGGTATCAGCGCGGAGGCCGGTCTTCTGGACGACGACGGCCAGGTGCCGAACATCGGTCGCGTCCTGTTCATCGACGGCGCCGCAGCCGTCGCCGGCGGGATCGGGTCCGCGTCCTCCAACACCGCCTATATCGAGTCGGCTTCGGGGGTCGGTGAGGGGTCGCGTACCGGGTTCTCGAACCTGATCACCGGTGGGCTGTTCGGGCTCGCGCTGTTCTTTACGCCGTTGCTGACGATCGTCCCCTTGCAGGCCGCCGCGCCTGCACTGATCGCCGTCGGGTTCCTGATGATGACCCATGTCAAGCACATCGACTGGGACAAGTACGAGATCGCGATTCCGGCGTTCCTGACCATCGCGGCGATGCCGTTCACGTACTCGATCACCGACGGGATCGGCGCCGGGTTCATCTCGTACGTCGTGATCAAGGCGGTGCTCGGTAAGGCGAAGGAGGTCAACTGGTTGCTGTGGGGCGTCTCGGCGCTGTTCCTCGTGTACTTCGCGATTGACCCCGTTGAGCAGATTCTCGGTGTGAAGTAG
- a CDS encoding SigE family RNA polymerase sigma factor, producing the protein MGTVVDAAASEEFHAFFERHYAELSRLAHLLTGEADAADDLAADALLALWHRWDRVRAADHPAAYARGVVANLARTRIRSAVRERRRVALFWSQREEKTENPDVAGVVDVQEALRRLPFRKRACVVLRHAFDLSEKDTALALGVSVGTVKSQTSKGMAELQRLLGPQSPPLRMHAAMARGGETGGRTR; encoded by the coding sequence GTGGGCACAGTCGTCGACGCCGCCGCCTCCGAGGAGTTCCACGCCTTCTTCGAACGCCACTACGCCGAACTGTCCAGGCTCGCCCACCTGTTGACGGGCGAGGCGGACGCCGCCGACGACCTCGCGGCCGACGCGCTGCTCGCGCTCTGGCACCGCTGGGACCGGGTGCGCGCCGCCGACCATCCGGCTGCCTACGCCCGCGGAGTGGTCGCCAATCTGGCCCGCACCCGGATCCGCAGCGCGGTGCGCGAGCGGCGGCGGGTCGCCCTGTTCTGGTCGCAGCGCGAGGAGAAGACCGAGAACCCGGACGTGGCCGGTGTGGTCGACGTCCAAGAGGCGTTGCGCAGACTGCCGTTCCGCAAGCGGGCCTGTGTGGTGCTGCGGCACGCGTTCGATCTGTCGGAGAAGGACACCGCGCTCGCCCTCGGTGTGTCCGTCGGTACGGTTAAGAGCCAGACGTCGAAGGGTATGGCCGAGCTGCAACGTCTGCTCGGCCCGCAGAGCCCTCCGCTGCGGATGCACGCGGCGATGGCGCGCGGCGGCGAGACCGGAGGGAGGACCCGATGA
- a CDS encoding rhamnogalacturonan lyase B N-terminal domain-containing protein produces MSTHKKHLTRRRVLGASAIGVATTGAAVAGGTGLLSSASAAAFGYTDDGSNYVITTGGSLVFKVSKSTGDITSLAYKGKEYEGYGGKHSHVESGLGASTVTIKQSGSTILVKVVHGAITQWYAARSGENNVYLWTNKADASFTATRYIVRVKPGVFPNSGSDAWDSTTDTIIEAGDVWKHPDGTTRSKHYSGKRTIDYDHVGFTTGSVGLYLVRSNHDKASGGPFYRSLLRHSNEGGAGLYEILHYNEAQTEPERFGLQGPFVVAFTDGGTPSSSLFAANLDTSWADSLGITGWVGKAGRGKVAGVGLKGMDANYPYTVGFSNSDAQYWAKAAAGTGAFSCKGMLPGTYTLTVFKGELAVHTGSVTVTAGGTTSLHTLSITGDPSAATAVWRLGNWDGTPGEFKNAGLMTYAHPSDARAAKWTGNVTIGSGSEAASFPAYMWKDVNDGVLVYFRLTAAQAAVAHTLRVGVTTAYINARPQVTVNGWVSAIPTPPAQPSTRDLTTGSYRGNNHTFVFNVPSSAWSSDVTKDNVLKINVISGSTGSGFLSPGTSFDCIDLLA; encoded by the coding sequence TTGAGCACGCACAAGAAGCACCTCACCCGCAGGCGGGTGCTCGGGGCCTCCGCGATCGGTGTCGCCACCACCGGCGCGGCCGTCGCGGGCGGCACCGGTCTCCTCTCGTCCGCCTCCGCCGCCGCCTTCGGGTACACCGACGACGGCTCCAACTACGTGATCACCACGGGCGGTTCGCTCGTGTTCAAGGTCTCCAAGTCGACCGGCGACATCACGTCCCTCGCCTACAAGGGCAAGGAGTACGAGGGCTACGGCGGCAAGCACTCGCATGTCGAGTCCGGGCTCGGCGCCTCCACGGTCACGATCAAGCAGTCCGGGTCGACGATCCTGGTGAAGGTCGTACACGGCGCGATCACCCAGTGGTACGCGGCCCGCAGCGGCGAGAACAACGTCTACCTGTGGACGAACAAGGCGGACGCCTCCTTCACCGCGACCCGCTACATCGTGCGGGTGAAGCCGGGGGTGTTCCCCAACTCCGGTTCGGACGCGTGGGATTCGACCACCGACACGATCATCGAGGCCGGTGACGTCTGGAAGCACCCCGACGGCACCACCCGCTCCAAGCACTACTCGGGCAAACGGACCATCGACTACGACCACGTCGGCTTCACCACCGGCTCGGTCGGCCTGTACCTGGTCCGCTCCAACCACGACAAGGCGTCCGGCGGTCCCTTCTACCGCTCCCTGCTGCGCCACTCGAACGAGGGCGGGGCGGGCCTCTACGAGATCCTGCACTACAACGAGGCCCAGACGGAGCCCGAACGCTTCGGTCTCCAGGGCCCGTTCGTGGTGGCGTTCACGGACGGCGGCACCCCCTCGTCCTCGCTCTTCGCGGCGAACCTCGACACCTCGTGGGCGGACTCGCTCGGCATCACGGGCTGGGTCGGCAAGGCGGGCCGCGGCAAGGTGGCGGGCGTGGGCCTGAAGGGCATGGACGCCAACTACCCCTACACCGTGGGCTTTTCCAACTCGGACGCGCAGTACTGGGCGAAGGCCGCGGCCGGCACCGGTGCCTTCTCCTGCAAGGGGATGCTGCCGGGGACGTACACACTGACCGTCTTCAAGGGCGAACTCGCCGTGCACACCGGGTCGGTGACGGTGACGGCGGGCGGTACGACGTCGCTGCACACCCTGAGCATCACGGGTGACCCGTCGGCCGCCACGGCCGTATGGCGCCTGGGCAACTGGGACGGTACGCCGGGGGAGTTCAAGAACGCCGGGCTGATGACATACGCGCATCCCTCCGACGCCCGCGCCGCGAAATGGACCGGGAACGTCACGATCGGGAGCGGGAGCGAGGCCGCGTCCTTCCCCGCGTACATGTGGAAGGACGTCAACGACGGCGTCCTGGTCTACTTCCGACTGACCGCGGCGCAGGCGGCCGTAGCGCACACGCTGCGGGTCGGGGTGACGACGGCGTACATCAACGCCCGCCCCCAAGTCACCGTGAACGGCTGGGTCTCGGCGATTCCCACACCACCCGCCCAGCCCTCGACACGCGATCTCACCACGGGTTCGTACCGTGGGAACAACCACACGTTCGTCTTCAACGTCCCGTCCAGCGCGTGGAGTTCGGACGTCACGAAGGACAACGTGCTGAAGATCAATGTCATCAGTGGTTCGACGGGGTCGGGGTTCCTCAGCCCGGGCACGTCGTTCGACTGCATTGATCTGCTGGCTTGA
- a CDS encoding VOC family protein encodes MTDDQQSPHDLELDLPTTVQLNHTAVYAKDRRLSAEFLATILGLKVGAPLGPFLPVDLGNGVTLDYYEKRDEPVQSQHYAFLVPDEQFATMIARLEVVGVTYYADPHHTEPGGINSLFGGRGAYFEDPSGHNMEIMTRPYARP; translated from the coding sequence ATGACAGATGATCAGCAAAGCCCGCACGACCTCGAACTCGACCTGCCGACCACGGTCCAGTTGAACCACACCGCCGTCTACGCCAAGGACCGGCGGTTGTCGGCCGAGTTCCTCGCCACGATCCTGGGTCTGAAGGTGGGTGCCCCTCTCGGCCCCTTCCTGCCGGTCGACCTGGGCAATGGCGTGACACTCGACTACTACGAGAAGCGCGACGAACCGGTCCAGTCGCAGCACTACGCGTTCCTCGTGCCCGACGAGCAGTTCGCCACCATGATCGCCCGACTGGAGGTGGTGGGGGTCACCTACTACGCCGACCCTCACCACACGGAGCCCGGCGGGATCAACAGCCTCTTCGGCGGTCGCGGCGCCTACTTCGAGGACCCGAGCGGCCACAACATGGAGATCATGACCCGGCCGTACGCCCGGCCGTAG